Genomic window (Streptomyces sp. NBC_00078):
TCAGGTACTCCATCCGCACAACCTATTCCCCGGGACCACGAACTCCCACGAGGAGCACAGGGTTACCTGTGGCCAACCGCAGGTAACCCGCCCGGAACTCGGCCTTTACCAGACCTGAACCCCGCTGGGCGCCCTTTTTTGCCAAGTTCGCTCGCATTGGGGATCCCGCGTCACTGCCGACACTGAAAACAACCCTCTTATCGGTCTCCCCAACTAGCACATCGAGGGCTTAACTTATGAGCCATGACCTCCCCCCGCTCCACCTTCGGCGGCGGCTACTACTCCGCCTTCCCGGACACTCCGATCTACGACAGGCTCGTCGCCGAGCGGGGCACCCCGCAGATCGCTCCGATCCGGGTCCCCGCCGCGTACGACGCGCCGGGCAGCTATCTGCCGGCCCTGCCGTCTGCCCTCCCCGCCCTTCCGGCGGGTCCCTCCCAGCCCTCCTACGGCTATCCGCAGGCGCAGCAGCCGGCTCCGCTGCAACAGGCGCCCGCGGCGTACATCCCTCAGCAGGCCATGGCGCCTCGTGGTTATCCCGGACCGCAGCAACCTCAACGGCCGATGGCGACCGGTTCGGGCTACGAGGCGATGCGCCCCGCGGCTCCCCGGCCCGTCCCGGCCCAGTACCAGGACCCGTACAACAACCAGCAGCAGTACCGCGGCTACTGAGCCGTCCTCCCAGGCTCTCGCCGCCGCCTGGCACGATGGCCGTATGGGGAACGCGCTGCTGCAGTCGATTCACGTCCATCCGGTGAAGGCGTTCCGGGGCCTCGCGCCCCGGGAAGCCGTCGTGGAGCCCTGGGGGCTGGCCGGAGACAGGCGCTGGGCGCTGATCGACGCAAGGGGAAAGGTCGTCACACAACGTCAGCAACCGCGCCTTGCGCAGGCCGCCGCCGAGCTGGTCGCCGGCGGCGGCGTTCGTCTGTCCGCTCCGGGGAAGAGCCCGCTGACCGTGCGGGTCCCCCGGCCGGTCGGCACGGTGCCGTTGGAGATCTTCGGCGACAAGGTCGAGGGCGTTCCCGCCGAGGACGCGGCCGTGCACGCCTGGTGCAGCGACTATCTCGGCGTCGACGTGCGCCTCGTGCACATGGATGATCCGGCCGCGCGCCGACCCGTCGACCCGGAGTTCGCGCGGCCCGGCGAGACGGTCGGCTTCGCCGACGGCTTCCCGCTGTTGCTCACCACCAGCGCCTCCCTCGACGCACTCAACTCCCTGATCGCCCAGGGCTCTCAACCGGCCGACGGGCCGCTGCCGATGAACCGGTTCCGGCCGAACGTGGTCGTGGCGGGCACCGACGCCTGGGCCGAGGACGACTGGTCCCGCATCGCCGTCGGCGAGGTCACCTTCCGTGTCGCCAAGATGTGCGGGCGGTGCGTGGTGACCACCACCGACCAGGACACGGGAGAGCGTGGCAAGGAGCCCCTTGCCACCCTGGGCCGCCACCGCCGCATCGGCAGCAGCCTGGTCTTCGGTCAGAACCTGGTGCCCCTCTCCCCCGGCACGATCCGGGTCGGCGATCCGGTGACGGTCCTCGCATAGGCAGCTCTGCCGGACGGCCGTGCGGCGGCCCGGACGAAAGATCCGGACAATGCCCGCAGCGCGGGAACCAGGGCCGGGGGCCTGCGCGTTGAGGTTTCGTGAGAAGTCCATGAGAGAGGCCGGGAGCAGGTGACCTCGCTCTCTCTTTGACCGGGTCGGTGCGTGGGCGGCTCGGCCGGGGGTTATCACGGAGCGGGAAGGGGGTGCGGGACGGTGCGCACAATCGGCGGACTCTGGCGCTGGCGGCACAATCCGCTGCGCCGCACGAGCGATCTGGTAGAGGCCTGGCTGACGTTGGTGGCGCTGCTGCTGATCCTCGTCGCCGCCCCCGTGATCGGCTCCGTCGTCGGCACCATCGCGCAGGACGCCCTGCAGCAGTCGGTCCGGGACCAGCGCGCGGCCCGCCACCTGGTGACGGCCACCGTCGTGCGCAAGCTGGACCGCTCCCCGCTGGACACCGACCCCGAGTCCACCTCGTCGCGGGATCTGCGCAGCCGCGTCCTCGCCCACTGGACCGCGCCGGACGGCTCCGGCCACCACGGCGCGGCCCTGGCGAGCCTCGCGTCACCGCACCGCGGTGACCACTTCAGGATATGGACGGACCTGCACGGCCAGATAGTGGCCCGTCCGCTCGATTCCGCGACCGCGACCACGCACGCCGTGCTCGCCGGGTTCGGCGCCGCCATGATCACCGCGGGCGCCGTCGAGGGCGGTCGGCGGCTGATCGTCTGGCGCATGGTCCGTCGCCGGTACGCCCATTGGGACCAGGCCTGGGACCGGGCGGGCCCGGACTGGGGCAGGACCGGCACCGGCAGCTGACGGCCTTCGCGCTCTGGTCAACCCACCGCCCGCGCGCACGCTACGGTGGACCGGCCGATCCCTTCGGTATCGACCCGCGTATCACGAGGTGGGGGCAGAACAACACCATGGCACAGGGCACGGTCCAGGTGACGCACACCGGCACATCGCGGTGGCGGCGCCGCACGGGTGAGTACGCGTCGCTCGCCGCCGCCCTGGAGGCCGCCGCCGACGGTGACGTCCTCACCGTCGCGCCCGGTACCTACCGGGAAAACCTCGTGGTGCAGCGTTCGGTGACCCTGCGCGGGCCCGAGGGTTCTCCCGGTTCGGTGCGGATCGCGCCCGCGGACGGTGTGCCGTTGACCGTGCGTGCCTCGGCGGTGGTGCAGGACCTGCATGTGGAGGGGCAGGACGCGGCGGCGCCCGCCCTGCTGGTCGAGGAGGGCACTCCGGAGCTGCTGGACATCCGCATCATCACCCGGTCCGCGGCGGGGATCGAGGTGCGCGGAGGCGCGCGGCCGACTGTGCGGCGGTGCACCGTCGACAATCCGGCCGGCATCGGTATCGCCGTACTCGACGGCGGAGGCGGGGTGTTCGAGGAGTGCGAGGTCGTGGCCGCCGGTCAGTCGGGGGTCGCCGTCCGCGGTGGTGCGCAGCCCCGTCTGGAGCGGTGCCGGATCCATCACGCCTCGGGCGCTGGTCTGTCGGCGACCGGTGAGAACTCCGCGCTGGACGCGGTGGGTTGCGAGGTGTACGAGGTCCGTGGCAGCGGGGTCCAGGTCACCGGCCGGGCCACCGCGCACCTCACGGACTGCGATGTGCACCGCACCACGGCGGACGGCGTCACCCTCGACACGGACGCGGTGCTGACGCTGGCCGACTGCCGCATCCACGACATCCCTGAGAACGCGGTCGATCTGCGCTCCCGCTCGGTGCTCACGCTGACCCGGACGACGGTTCGTCAGTTCGGGCGCAACGGCCTGTCGGTGTGGGATCCGGGCACCCGCGTGGACGCCAACCAGTGCGAGATCTTCGACAGCACGGGCGACTACCCGGCGGTGTGGGTCAGTGACGGCGCCACGGCGGTGCTCGACTCCTGCCGGGTGCACGACGTGCCGGACGCCCTGTTCGTCCTCGACCGCGGCTCGCGCGCGGACGTCGTCGACAGCGACCTGTCCCAGGTGCGCAACACGGCCGTGTCGGTGAGCGACGGCGCCACCGCGCAGCTCGACGACTGCCGTATCCGGGACGCCGCGACGGGTGCCTGGTTCCGCGACCACGGCAGCGGCGGCACCCTCAGCAACTGCACCATCGACGCCACGCAGACGGGCGTGATCGTCACCAAGGGCGCCGACCCCACCATCGAGCGCTGCACGGTCGACTCCCCTGCGGAGGCGGGTTTCTATGTGTCGGCGGGCGGCCGCGGCAGCTTCCTCAACTGCCGGGTGACGGGCAGCGGCGGCTACGGCTTCCACGTGATCGACGGCAGTCGTACGACGTTGAAGAAGTGCCGTACGGAGCGGTGTGCGCGCGGTGGGTACGAGTTCGCGGAGGGCGGCGACGCGGCACCCGGCACCGGCCCCGTCGTCGAGGACTGCACCAGCGACGAGAGCGCGGGCCTCAGGTCTCCCACGGCCCCGGAGCCCGCTGTGCAGACCGCCGGTCAGTCGCCCGGTCTGCTGGGGGCGATCCCCGGGCAGCGCACCACCGAACAGGAGCCCCTGCTCGCCGCCGCGCAGCCCGAGCAGCCGACGCGGACGTCGAAGGCCGTGCTGGGTGAACTCGACGCGCTGGTGGGCCTGGAGAGCGTCAAACGCGAGGTGCGGGCGCTGACCGACATGATCGAGGTGGGCCGGCGTCGCATGCTGGCGGGCCTCAAGGCGGCCTCGGTCAAGCGGCATCTGGTCTTCACGGGCTCCCCCGGCACCGGCAAGACGACTGTGGCGCGGCTCTACGGCGAGATCCTCGCCTCGCTCGGTGTGCTGGAGAAGGGTCATCTCGTCGAGGTGTCCCGCGTCGACCTGGTCGGTGAGCACATCGGCTCGACGGCGATCCGCACGCAGGAGGCGTTCGACCGGGCGCGTGGCGGTGTGCTGTTCATCGACGAGGCCTACGCGCTGTCACCGGAGGACTCGGGCCGGGACTTCGGCAAGGAAGCCATCGACACGCTGGTGAAGCTGATGGAGGACCATCGCGACGCGGTCGTGGTGATCGTCGCGGGCTACACCGCCGAGATGGAGCGGTTCCTTTCGGTCAACCCCGGTGTGGCGTCCCGCTTCTCACGGACCATCACCTTCAGCGACTACGACCCGAAGGAGCTCCTGCGGATCGTGGAACAGCAGGCCGACGAGCACGAGTACCGGCTCGCGCCGGGCGCCGCGGAGGCCCTGTTGACGTACTTCACAGCGCTCCCCAAGGGCCCGGCGTTCGGCAACGGCCGAACCGCCCGCCAGACCTTCGAGGCCATGGTGGAGCGGCACGCGAGCCGGGTCGCCCACTTCGACGAGCCGAGCACGGACGACCTGACGCTGCTCTACGCCGAGGACCTGCCCGAGCCCTCCTGAGTGCCTGTCACGGGGCGTGGAGCCGGTACGTCCGCTCGCAGGCGGCCCAGCAGCCGTTCCCGCTCCTCGGCGAAGGCCGGGTCGGCCTGGTAGTCCGAGTGGCCGAGGATCGGCGCGGGCAGAGGGTGTTGTGCGGTACGGCCGTAGGCGAGGGGGTCCTTGAGTGGTGGTCGGTCCACCTCGGGGCCGCAGTCGCCGGGCAGGCGGACCGGGCCGCCGATGGGGTCGGTGAGCCGGTAGAGGTTGCGCCAGCAGTCGACGTCGTGGTGCAGGGAGGCGAGGGCGGCTGGACCGAAGTGGGCCGGGAACCAGCGGCCGTAGAGGCGCTCGATCGGGGAGCCGTAGGTGAGCAGGGCGACCCGTTTGCGGTCGGACGGCTTGAGCTGCCAGGCCGCGGCCGCCGCGAGCACACTGCCCTGCGAGTGCCCGGAGATGACGAGGCGGCCGCCGGTGGCGCGGGTCCAGGTCGCCATCCGCCAGGTGAGGTCGGGGACCGCGCGCTCGGCGTAGCAGGGCGGGGCGAAGGGGTGCGCGGCGCGCGGCCAGAAGGTGCCGACGTCCCAGAGGATGCCGATGGTGCGCCGGGCGGAGGCGTCCTTGTAGGCGCGCCGGCCCCAGGTGACGAAGAGTATGAAGCCGAGGCCGATCAGCCAGGAGCCCAGGGCCTGCGCGGTCTGTGCGGCGCCGTGCACGAAGGCGAAGGCGTGCTGGGCCGCCTCTCCGGGCGCCTCTTCGGTGAATTTCGCGCCCGCCAGTGCTCCGGCGCCCAGGATCAGGGTCGTGGCGGCGGTGACGGCGACGACGAGGGGGGCGCGGTCGGTGAGCGTGGCCAACGCGCGCGTGGTGGCGATACGGCGGGTGCGTGCGACGTCCTTGGGTTCGCCGGGATGGTCGAGCTCGACGGCTGCCAGTTCGGTGCGGCGCAGCAGCCAGGCCCGTCGGCCGAGCAGGCCGCACAGCGCGATCAGGGCGAGGAGCAGCAGGGGGATGACGGACGCCTGCCAGGTCAGCAGGACCGGCGGGCCGTCGATGGAGGTGCCGGTGCCGTCCAGCCAGT
Coding sequences:
- a CDS encoding DUF6643 family protein translates to MTSPRSTFGGGYYSAFPDTPIYDRLVAERGTPQIAPIRVPAAYDAPGSYLPALPSALPALPAGPSQPSYGYPQAQQPAPLQQAPAAYIPQQAMAPRGYPGPQQPQRPMATGSGYEAMRPAAPRPVPAQYQDPYNNQQQYRGY
- a CDS encoding MOSC domain-containing protein, producing the protein MGNALLQSIHVHPVKAFRGLAPREAVVEPWGLAGDRRWALIDARGKVVTQRQQPRLAQAAAELVAGGGVRLSAPGKSPLTVRVPRPVGTVPLEIFGDKVEGVPAEDAAVHAWCSDYLGVDVRLVHMDDPAARRPVDPEFARPGETVGFADGFPLLLTTSASLDALNSLIAQGSQPADGPLPMNRFRPNVVVAGTDAWAEDDWSRIAVGEVTFRVAKMCGRCVVTTTDQDTGERGKEPLATLGRHRRIGSSLVFGQNLVPLSPGTIRVGDPVTVLA
- a CDS encoding right-handed parallel beta-helix repeat-containing protein, with the protein product MAQGTVQVTHTGTSRWRRRTGEYASLAAALEAAADGDVLTVAPGTYRENLVVQRSVTLRGPEGSPGSVRIAPADGVPLTVRASAVVQDLHVEGQDAAAPALLVEEGTPELLDIRIITRSAAGIEVRGGARPTVRRCTVDNPAGIGIAVLDGGGGVFEECEVVAAGQSGVAVRGGAQPRLERCRIHHASGAGLSATGENSALDAVGCEVYEVRGSGVQVTGRATAHLTDCDVHRTTADGVTLDTDAVLTLADCRIHDIPENAVDLRSRSVLTLTRTTVRQFGRNGLSVWDPGTRVDANQCEIFDSTGDYPAVWVSDGATAVLDSCRVHDVPDALFVLDRGSRADVVDSDLSQVRNTAVSVSDGATAQLDDCRIRDAATGAWFRDHGSGGTLSNCTIDATQTGVIVTKGADPTIERCTVDSPAEAGFYVSAGGRGSFLNCRVTGSGGYGFHVIDGSRTTLKKCRTERCARGGYEFAEGGDAAPGTGPVVEDCTSDESAGLRSPTAPEPAVQTAGQSPGLLGAIPGQRTTEQEPLLAAAQPEQPTRTSKAVLGELDALVGLESVKREVRALTDMIEVGRRRMLAGLKAASVKRHLVFTGSPGTGKTTVARLYGEILASLGVLEKGHLVEVSRVDLVGEHIGSTAIRTQEAFDRARGGVLFIDEAYALSPEDSGRDFGKEAIDTLVKLMEDHRDAVVVIVAGYTAEMERFLSVNPGVASRFSRTITFSDYDPKELLRIVEQQADEHEYRLAPGAAEALLTYFTALPKGPAFGNGRTARQTFEAMVERHASRVAHFDEPSTDDLTLLYAEDLPEPS